In the genome of Parus major isolate Abel chromosome 2, Parus_major1.1, whole genome shotgun sequence, one region contains:
- the EZH2 gene encoding histone-lysine N-methyltransferase EZH2 isoform X6 — protein sequence MFICGNNKASAEGIIMGQTGKKSEKGPICWRKRVKSEYMRLRQLKRFRRADEVKSMFNSNRQKILERTEILNQEWKQRRIQPVHIMTSCSVTSDIDFPKQVIPLKTLNAVASVPIMYSWSPLQQNFMVEDETVLHNIPYMGDEVLDQDGTFIEELIKNYDGKVHGDRECGFINDEIFVELVNALGQYSDDEDDDDGDDNPDERDDKQKDREGNRMEKETHPPRRFPSDKIFEAISSMFPDKGTAEELKEKYKELTEQQLPGALPPECTPNIDGPNAKSVQREQSLHSFHTLFCRRCFKYDCFLHPFHATPNTYKRKNTETALDNKPCGPHCYQHLEGAKEFAAALTAERIKTPPKRPGGRRRGRLPNNTSRPSTPTINVLESKDTDSDREAGTETGGENNDKEEEEKKDETSSSSEANSRCQTPIKMKPNIEPPENVEWSGAEASMFRVLIGTYYDNFCAIARLIGTKTCRQVYEFRVKESSIIAPVPAEDVDTPPRKKKRKHRLWAAHCRKIQLKKDGSSNHVYNYQPCDHPRQPCDSSCPCVIAQNFCEKFCQCSSECQNRFPGCRCKAQCNTKQCPCYLAVRECDPDLCLTCGAADHWDSKNVSCKNCSIQRGSKKHLLLAPSDVAGWGIFIKDPVQKNEFISEYCGEIISQDEADRRGKVYDKYMCSFLFNLNNDFVVDATRKGNKIRFANHSVNPNCYAKVMMVNGDHRIGIFAKRAIQTGEELFFDYRYSQADALKYVGIEREMEIP from the exons GATAATCATGGGTCAAACcggaaaaaaatctgagaaggGACCAATTTGTTGGCGAAAACGTGTAAAATCAGAATATATGAGACTGAGGCAGCTCAAGAGGTTCCGACGTGCTGATGAAGTAAAG aGTATGTTTAATTCTAATCGTCAGAAGATACTGGAAAGAACTGAAATCTTAAATCAAGAATGGAAACAACGTAGGATACAGCCTGTTCACATCATGACTTCT TGCTCTGTTACCAGTGACATTGATTTTCCAAAACAAGTCATCCCACTGAAGACTCTCAATGCTGTTGCTTCTGTGCCTATAATGTATTCTTGGTCTCCCCTTCAACAGAATTTTATG GTAGAGGATGAAACTGTTTTACATAACATTCCTTATATGGGAGATGAAGTGCTTGACCAGGATGGTACCTTTATTGAAGAACTGATCAAGAACTATGATGGGAAAGTGCATGGAGACAGAG AATGTGGATTTATCaatgatgaaatatttgttgAGTTGGTCAATGCCCTTGGTCAATATagtgatgatgaagatgatgatgatggagaTGACAATCCTGATGAGAGAGATGACAAGCAAAAAGATCGGGAAGGTAACAGAATGG agaaagaaacccACCCACCTCGGAGATTTCCTTCTGATAAGAtatttgaagccatttcctcaATGTTTCCAGACAAGGGTACAGCAGAAGAACTGAAAGAGAA atACAAAGAactgacagagcagcagcttcctggagCTCTTCCTCCTGAGTGCACACCGAACATAGATGGACCAAATGCTAAATCTGTTCAGAGGGAGCAAAGCCTGCACTCTTTTCACACACTCTTCTGTAGACGCTGTTTTAAATACGATTGCTTCTTACATC CATTCCATGCAACTCCCAATACTTATAAACGAAAGAATACAGAAACAGCATTAGATAATAAGCCTTGTGGACCTCACTGTTACCAACATTTG GAAGGCGCCAAGGAGTTTGCGGCTGCCCTGACCGCGGAGCGCATCAAGACCCCGCCGAAGCGGCCCGGCGGCCGCCGGAGAGGACGGCTCCCCAACAACACCAGCAGGCCCAGCACGCCCACCATAAACGTTCTGGAGTCGAAGGACACGGACAGCGATCGGGAGGCTGGCACCGAAACCGGCGGGGAAAACAACGataaagaggaagaggaaaagaaagatgaaaccTCCAGTTCCTCTG AAGCAAATTCTAGGTGTCAAACACCAATAAAGATGAAACCAAATATTGAGCCTCCTGAGAACGTGGAATGGAGTGGTGCAGAAGCTTCAATGTTTAGAGTTCTTATTGGCACCTACTATGACAACTTCTGTGCAATTGCCAGACTGATTGGGACCAAAACATGCAGACAG GTGTATGAGTTTAGAGTAAAGGAATCTAGTATTATTGCACCAGTCCCTGCTGAAGATGTTGATACTCCtcccagaaagaagaaaaggaaacacag GTTGTGGGCTGCTCATTGCAGAAAGATACAGCTGAAAAAGG aTGGGTCATCGAATCACGTTTACAACTATCAGCCATGTGATCACCCACGTCAGCCTTGTGATAGCTCATGCCCATGTGTAATTGCTCAAAACTTCTGTGAGAAGTTTTGTCAGTGCAGCTCAGAAT GCCAAAATCGTTTTCCTGGGTGTCGTTGTAAAGCACAGTGCAACACCAAGCAGTGCCCCTGTTACCTGGCTGTCCGTGAGTGTGATCCTGACCTCTGCCTGACTTGTGGAGCAGCTGACCACTGGGAcagcaaaaatgtttcttgCAAGAACTGCAGCATTCAGAGAGGATCCAAAAAA CATTTACTATTGGCACCTTCAGATGTGGCAGGCTGGGGAATTTTTATCAAAGATCCTGTACAGAAGAATGAATTCATCTCTGAGTACTGTGGTGAG ATTATTTCTCAGGATGAGGcagacagaagaggaaaagtgTACGACAAATACATGTGCAGCTTTCTGTTTAACTTGAATAATG ATTTTGTGGTTGATGCAACACGCAAGGGCAACAAAATTAGATTTGCAAACCATTCAGTAAATCCCAACTGCTATGCAAAAG tTATGATGGTTAATGGCGATCACAGAATAGGAATATTTGCTAAAAGAGCCATTCAGACTGGTGAAGAACTGTTCTTTGACTACAG atataGCCAAGCTGATGCCCTTAAGTATGTGGGCattgaaagagaaatggaaatccCTTGA
- the EZH2 gene encoding histone-lysine N-methyltransferase EZH2 isoform X1 — protein sequence MFICGNNKASAEGIIMGQTGKKSEKGPICWRKRVKSEYMRLRQLKRFRRADEVKSMFNSNRQKILERTEILNQEWKQRRIQPVHIMTSVSSLRGTRECSVTSDIDFPKQVIPLKTLNAVASVPIMYSWSPLQQNFMVEDETVLHNIPYMGDEVLDQDGTFIEELIKNYDGKVHGDRGEPKHSECGFINDEIFVELVNALGQYSDDEDDDDGDDNPDERDDKQKDREGNRMEKETHPPRRFPSDKIFEAISSMFPDKGTAEELKEKYKELTEQQLPGALPPECTPNIDGPNAKSVQREQSLHSFHTLFCRRCFKYDCFLHPFHATPNTYKRKNTETALDNKPCGPHCYQHLEGAKEFAAALTAERIKTPPKRPGGRRRGRLPNNTSRPSTPTINVLESKDTDSDREAGTETGGENNDKEEEEKKDETSSSSEANSRCQTPIKMKPNIEPPENVEWSGAEASMFRVLIGTYYDNFCAIARLIGTKTCRQVYEFRVKESSIIAPVPAEDVDTPPRKKKRKHRLWAAHCRKIQLKKDGSSNHVYNYQPCDHPRQPCDSSCPCVIAQNFCEKFCQCSSECQNRFPGCRCKAQCNTKQCPCYLAVRECDPDLCLTCGAADHWDSKNVSCKNCSIQRGSKKHLLLAPSDVAGWGIFIKDPVQKNEFISEYCGEIISQDEADRRGKVYDKYMCSFLFNLNNDFVVDATRKGNKIRFANHSVNPNCYAKVMMVNGDHRIGIFAKRAIQTGEELFFDYRYSQADALKYVGIEREMEIP from the exons GATAATCATGGGTCAAACcggaaaaaaatctgagaaggGACCAATTTGTTGGCGAAAACGTGTAAAATCAGAATATATGAGACTGAGGCAGCTCAAGAGGTTCCGACGTGCTGATGAAGTAAAG aGTATGTTTAATTCTAATCGTCAGAAGATACTGGAAAGAACTGAAATCTTAAATCAAGAATGGAAACAACGTAGGATACAGCCTGTTCACATCATGACTTCTGTGAGCTCATTGCGCGGGACCAGGGAG TGCTCTGTTACCAGTGACATTGATTTTCCAAAACAAGTCATCCCACTGAAGACTCTCAATGCTGTTGCTTCTGTGCCTATAATGTATTCTTGGTCTCCCCTTCAACAGAATTTTATG GTAGAGGATGAAACTGTTTTACATAACATTCCTTATATGGGAGATGAAGTGCTTGACCAGGATGGTACCTTTATTGAAGAACTGATCAAGAACTATGATGGGAAAGTGCATGGAGACAGAGGTGAGCCCAAACACTCAG AATGTGGATTTATCaatgatgaaatatttgttgAGTTGGTCAATGCCCTTGGTCAATATagtgatgatgaagatgatgatgatggagaTGACAATCCTGATGAGAGAGATGACAAGCAAAAAGATCGGGAAGGTAACAGAATGG agaaagaaacccACCCACCTCGGAGATTTCCTTCTGATAAGAtatttgaagccatttcctcaATGTTTCCAGACAAGGGTACAGCAGAAGAACTGAAAGAGAA atACAAAGAactgacagagcagcagcttcctggagCTCTTCCTCCTGAGTGCACACCGAACATAGATGGACCAAATGCTAAATCTGTTCAGAGGGAGCAAAGCCTGCACTCTTTTCACACACTCTTCTGTAGACGCTGTTTTAAATACGATTGCTTCTTACATC CATTCCATGCAACTCCCAATACTTATAAACGAAAGAATACAGAAACAGCATTAGATAATAAGCCTTGTGGACCTCACTGTTACCAACATTTG GAAGGCGCCAAGGAGTTTGCGGCTGCCCTGACCGCGGAGCGCATCAAGACCCCGCCGAAGCGGCCCGGCGGCCGCCGGAGAGGACGGCTCCCCAACAACACCAGCAGGCCCAGCACGCCCACCATAAACGTTCTGGAGTCGAAGGACACGGACAGCGATCGGGAGGCTGGCACCGAAACCGGCGGGGAAAACAACGataaagaggaagaggaaaagaaagatgaaaccTCCAGTTCCTCTG AAGCAAATTCTAGGTGTCAAACACCAATAAAGATGAAACCAAATATTGAGCCTCCTGAGAACGTGGAATGGAGTGGTGCAGAAGCTTCAATGTTTAGAGTTCTTATTGGCACCTACTATGACAACTTCTGTGCAATTGCCAGACTGATTGGGACCAAAACATGCAGACAG GTGTATGAGTTTAGAGTAAAGGAATCTAGTATTATTGCACCAGTCCCTGCTGAAGATGTTGATACTCCtcccagaaagaagaaaaggaaacacag GTTGTGGGCTGCTCATTGCAGAAAGATACAGCTGAAAAAGG aTGGGTCATCGAATCACGTTTACAACTATCAGCCATGTGATCACCCACGTCAGCCTTGTGATAGCTCATGCCCATGTGTAATTGCTCAAAACTTCTGTGAGAAGTTTTGTCAGTGCAGCTCAGAAT GCCAAAATCGTTTTCCTGGGTGTCGTTGTAAAGCACAGTGCAACACCAAGCAGTGCCCCTGTTACCTGGCTGTCCGTGAGTGTGATCCTGACCTCTGCCTGACTTGTGGAGCAGCTGACCACTGGGAcagcaaaaatgtttcttgCAAGAACTGCAGCATTCAGAGAGGATCCAAAAAA CATTTACTATTGGCACCTTCAGATGTGGCAGGCTGGGGAATTTTTATCAAAGATCCTGTACAGAAGAATGAATTCATCTCTGAGTACTGTGGTGAG ATTATTTCTCAGGATGAGGcagacagaagaggaaaagtgTACGACAAATACATGTGCAGCTTTCTGTTTAACTTGAATAATG ATTTTGTGGTTGATGCAACACGCAAGGGCAACAAAATTAGATTTGCAAACCATTCAGTAAATCCCAACTGCTATGCAAAAG tTATGATGGTTAATGGCGATCACAGAATAGGAATATTTGCTAAAAGAGCCATTCAGACTGGTGAAGAACTGTTCTTTGACTACAG atataGCCAAGCTGATGCCCTTAAGTATGTGGGCattgaaagagaaatggaaatccCTTGA
- the EZH2 gene encoding histone-lysine N-methyltransferase EZH2 isoform X3: MFICGNNKASAEGIIMGQTGKKSEKGPICWRKRVKSEYMRLRQLKRFRRADEVKSMFNSNRQKILERTEILNQEWKQRRIQPVHIMTSVSSLRGTRECSVTSDIDFPKQVIPLKTLNAVASVPIMYSWSPLQQNFMVEDETVLHNIPYMGDEVLDQDGTFIEELIKNYDGKVHGDRECGFINDEIFVELVNALGQYSDDEDDDDGDDNPDERDDKQKDREGNRMEKETHPPRRFPSDKIFEAISSMFPDKGTAEELKEKYKELTEQQLPGALPPECTPNIDGPNAKSVQREQSLHSFHTLFCRRCFKYDCFLHPFHATPNTYKRKNTETALDNKPCGPHCYQHLEGAKEFAAALTAERIKTPPKRPGGRRRGRLPNNTSRPSTPTINVLESKDTDSDREAGTETGGENNDKEEEEKKDETSSSSEANSRCQTPIKMKPNIEPPENVEWSGAEASMFRVLIGTYYDNFCAIARLIGTKTCRQVYEFRVKESSIIAPVPAEDVDTPPRKKKRKHRLWAAHCRKIQLKKDGSSNHVYNYQPCDHPRQPCDSSCPCVIAQNFCEKFCQCSSECQNRFPGCRCKAQCNTKQCPCYLAVRECDPDLCLTCGAADHWDSKNVSCKNCSIQRGSKKHLLLAPSDVAGWGIFIKDPVQKNEFISEYCGEIISQDEADRRGKVYDKYMCSFLFNLNNDFVVDATRKGNKIRFANHSVNPNCYAKVMMVNGDHRIGIFAKRAIQTGEELFFDYRYSQADALKYVGIEREMEIP, encoded by the exons GATAATCATGGGTCAAACcggaaaaaaatctgagaaggGACCAATTTGTTGGCGAAAACGTGTAAAATCAGAATATATGAGACTGAGGCAGCTCAAGAGGTTCCGACGTGCTGATGAAGTAAAG aGTATGTTTAATTCTAATCGTCAGAAGATACTGGAAAGAACTGAAATCTTAAATCAAGAATGGAAACAACGTAGGATACAGCCTGTTCACATCATGACTTCTGTGAGCTCATTGCGCGGGACCAGGGAG TGCTCTGTTACCAGTGACATTGATTTTCCAAAACAAGTCATCCCACTGAAGACTCTCAATGCTGTTGCTTCTGTGCCTATAATGTATTCTTGGTCTCCCCTTCAACAGAATTTTATG GTAGAGGATGAAACTGTTTTACATAACATTCCTTATATGGGAGATGAAGTGCTTGACCAGGATGGTACCTTTATTGAAGAACTGATCAAGAACTATGATGGGAAAGTGCATGGAGACAGAG AATGTGGATTTATCaatgatgaaatatttgttgAGTTGGTCAATGCCCTTGGTCAATATagtgatgatgaagatgatgatgatggagaTGACAATCCTGATGAGAGAGATGACAAGCAAAAAGATCGGGAAGGTAACAGAATGG agaaagaaacccACCCACCTCGGAGATTTCCTTCTGATAAGAtatttgaagccatttcctcaATGTTTCCAGACAAGGGTACAGCAGAAGAACTGAAAGAGAA atACAAAGAactgacagagcagcagcttcctggagCTCTTCCTCCTGAGTGCACACCGAACATAGATGGACCAAATGCTAAATCTGTTCAGAGGGAGCAAAGCCTGCACTCTTTTCACACACTCTTCTGTAGACGCTGTTTTAAATACGATTGCTTCTTACATC CATTCCATGCAACTCCCAATACTTATAAACGAAAGAATACAGAAACAGCATTAGATAATAAGCCTTGTGGACCTCACTGTTACCAACATTTG GAAGGCGCCAAGGAGTTTGCGGCTGCCCTGACCGCGGAGCGCATCAAGACCCCGCCGAAGCGGCCCGGCGGCCGCCGGAGAGGACGGCTCCCCAACAACACCAGCAGGCCCAGCACGCCCACCATAAACGTTCTGGAGTCGAAGGACACGGACAGCGATCGGGAGGCTGGCACCGAAACCGGCGGGGAAAACAACGataaagaggaagaggaaaagaaagatgaaaccTCCAGTTCCTCTG AAGCAAATTCTAGGTGTCAAACACCAATAAAGATGAAACCAAATATTGAGCCTCCTGAGAACGTGGAATGGAGTGGTGCAGAAGCTTCAATGTTTAGAGTTCTTATTGGCACCTACTATGACAACTTCTGTGCAATTGCCAGACTGATTGGGACCAAAACATGCAGACAG GTGTATGAGTTTAGAGTAAAGGAATCTAGTATTATTGCACCAGTCCCTGCTGAAGATGTTGATACTCCtcccagaaagaagaaaaggaaacacag GTTGTGGGCTGCTCATTGCAGAAAGATACAGCTGAAAAAGG aTGGGTCATCGAATCACGTTTACAACTATCAGCCATGTGATCACCCACGTCAGCCTTGTGATAGCTCATGCCCATGTGTAATTGCTCAAAACTTCTGTGAGAAGTTTTGTCAGTGCAGCTCAGAAT GCCAAAATCGTTTTCCTGGGTGTCGTTGTAAAGCACAGTGCAACACCAAGCAGTGCCCCTGTTACCTGGCTGTCCGTGAGTGTGATCCTGACCTCTGCCTGACTTGTGGAGCAGCTGACCACTGGGAcagcaaaaatgtttcttgCAAGAACTGCAGCATTCAGAGAGGATCCAAAAAA CATTTACTATTGGCACCTTCAGATGTGGCAGGCTGGGGAATTTTTATCAAAGATCCTGTACAGAAGAATGAATTCATCTCTGAGTACTGTGGTGAG ATTATTTCTCAGGATGAGGcagacagaagaggaaaagtgTACGACAAATACATGTGCAGCTTTCTGTTTAACTTGAATAATG ATTTTGTGGTTGATGCAACACGCAAGGGCAACAAAATTAGATTTGCAAACCATTCAGTAAATCCCAACTGCTATGCAAAAG tTATGATGGTTAATGGCGATCACAGAATAGGAATATTTGCTAAAAGAGCCATTCAGACTGGTGAAGAACTGTTCTTTGACTACAG atataGCCAAGCTGATGCCCTTAAGTATGTGGGCattgaaagagaaatggaaatccCTTGA
- the EZH2 gene encoding histone-lysine N-methyltransferase EZH2 isoform X4, whose translation MFICGNNKASAEGIIMGQTGKKSEKGPICWRKRVKSEYMRLRQLKRFRRADEVKSMFNSNRQKILERTEILNQEWKQRRIQPVHIMTSCSVTSDIDFPKQVIPLKTLNAVASVPIMYSWSPLQQNFMVEDETVLHNIPYMGDEVLDQDGTFIEELIKNYDGKVHGDRGEPKHSECGFINDEIFVELVNALGQYSDDEDDDDGDDNPDERDDKQKDREGNRMEKETHPPRRFPSDKIFEAISSMFPDKGTAEELKEKYKELTEQQLPGALPPECTPNIDGPNAKSVQREQSLHSFHTLFCRRCFKYDCFLHPFHATPNTYKRKNTETALDNKPCGPHCYQHLEGAKEFAAALTAERIKTPPKRPGGRRRGRLPNNTSRPSTPTINVLESKDTDSDREAGTETGGENNDKEEEEKKDETSSSSEANSRCQTPIKMKPNIEPPENVEWSGAEASMFRVLIGTYYDNFCAIARLIGTKTCRQVYEFRVKESSIIAPVPAEDVDTPPRKKKRKHRLWAAHCRKIQLKKDGSSNHVYNYQPCDHPRQPCDSSCPCVIAQNFCEKFCQCSSECQNRFPGCRCKAQCNTKQCPCYLAVRECDPDLCLTCGAADHWDSKNVSCKNCSIQRGSKKHLLLAPSDVAGWGIFIKDPVQKNEFISEYCGEIISQDEADRRGKVYDKYMCSFLFNLNNDFVVDATRKGNKIRFANHSVNPNCYAKVMMVNGDHRIGIFAKRAIQTGEELFFDYRYSQADALKYVGIEREMEIP comes from the exons GATAATCATGGGTCAAACcggaaaaaaatctgagaaggGACCAATTTGTTGGCGAAAACGTGTAAAATCAGAATATATGAGACTGAGGCAGCTCAAGAGGTTCCGACGTGCTGATGAAGTAAAG aGTATGTTTAATTCTAATCGTCAGAAGATACTGGAAAGAACTGAAATCTTAAATCAAGAATGGAAACAACGTAGGATACAGCCTGTTCACATCATGACTTCT TGCTCTGTTACCAGTGACATTGATTTTCCAAAACAAGTCATCCCACTGAAGACTCTCAATGCTGTTGCTTCTGTGCCTATAATGTATTCTTGGTCTCCCCTTCAACAGAATTTTATG GTAGAGGATGAAACTGTTTTACATAACATTCCTTATATGGGAGATGAAGTGCTTGACCAGGATGGTACCTTTATTGAAGAACTGATCAAGAACTATGATGGGAAAGTGCATGGAGACAGAGGTGAGCCCAAACACTCAG AATGTGGATTTATCaatgatgaaatatttgttgAGTTGGTCAATGCCCTTGGTCAATATagtgatgatgaagatgatgatgatggagaTGACAATCCTGATGAGAGAGATGACAAGCAAAAAGATCGGGAAGGTAACAGAATGG agaaagaaacccACCCACCTCGGAGATTTCCTTCTGATAAGAtatttgaagccatttcctcaATGTTTCCAGACAAGGGTACAGCAGAAGAACTGAAAGAGAA atACAAAGAactgacagagcagcagcttcctggagCTCTTCCTCCTGAGTGCACACCGAACATAGATGGACCAAATGCTAAATCTGTTCAGAGGGAGCAAAGCCTGCACTCTTTTCACACACTCTTCTGTAGACGCTGTTTTAAATACGATTGCTTCTTACATC CATTCCATGCAACTCCCAATACTTATAAACGAAAGAATACAGAAACAGCATTAGATAATAAGCCTTGTGGACCTCACTGTTACCAACATTTG GAAGGCGCCAAGGAGTTTGCGGCTGCCCTGACCGCGGAGCGCATCAAGACCCCGCCGAAGCGGCCCGGCGGCCGCCGGAGAGGACGGCTCCCCAACAACACCAGCAGGCCCAGCACGCCCACCATAAACGTTCTGGAGTCGAAGGACACGGACAGCGATCGGGAGGCTGGCACCGAAACCGGCGGGGAAAACAACGataaagaggaagaggaaaagaaagatgaaaccTCCAGTTCCTCTG AAGCAAATTCTAGGTGTCAAACACCAATAAAGATGAAACCAAATATTGAGCCTCCTGAGAACGTGGAATGGAGTGGTGCAGAAGCTTCAATGTTTAGAGTTCTTATTGGCACCTACTATGACAACTTCTGTGCAATTGCCAGACTGATTGGGACCAAAACATGCAGACAG GTGTATGAGTTTAGAGTAAAGGAATCTAGTATTATTGCACCAGTCCCTGCTGAAGATGTTGATACTCCtcccagaaagaagaaaaggaaacacag GTTGTGGGCTGCTCATTGCAGAAAGATACAGCTGAAAAAGG aTGGGTCATCGAATCACGTTTACAACTATCAGCCATGTGATCACCCACGTCAGCCTTGTGATAGCTCATGCCCATGTGTAATTGCTCAAAACTTCTGTGAGAAGTTTTGTCAGTGCAGCTCAGAAT GCCAAAATCGTTTTCCTGGGTGTCGTTGTAAAGCACAGTGCAACACCAAGCAGTGCCCCTGTTACCTGGCTGTCCGTGAGTGTGATCCTGACCTCTGCCTGACTTGTGGAGCAGCTGACCACTGGGAcagcaaaaatgtttcttgCAAGAACTGCAGCATTCAGAGAGGATCCAAAAAA CATTTACTATTGGCACCTTCAGATGTGGCAGGCTGGGGAATTTTTATCAAAGATCCTGTACAGAAGAATGAATTCATCTCTGAGTACTGTGGTGAG ATTATTTCTCAGGATGAGGcagacagaagaggaaaagtgTACGACAAATACATGTGCAGCTTTCTGTTTAACTTGAATAATG ATTTTGTGGTTGATGCAACACGCAAGGGCAACAAAATTAGATTTGCAAACCATTCAGTAAATCCCAACTGCTATGCAAAAG tTATGATGGTTAATGGCGATCACAGAATAGGAATATTTGCTAAAAGAGCCATTCAGACTGGTGAAGAACTGTTCTTTGACTACAG atataGCCAAGCTGATGCCCTTAAGTATGTGGGCattgaaagagaaatggaaatccCTTGA